A single genomic interval of Gopherus evgoodei ecotype Sinaloan lineage chromosome 11, rGopEvg1_v1.p, whole genome shotgun sequence harbors:
- the CRYBA2 gene encoding beta-crystallin A2: protein MTSPPMEALGPFKLTVWEEENFQGKRSEFLLECPSIMDSGFRKLRSIKVENGPWVGFEYPEYQGQQFILEKGDYPCWEAWSGNSGYRTEHLLSFRPIKCANHSDSKVTLYEAENFQGRKFELSDDFPSLQAMGWGSKEVASIKVNLGAWVAYQYPGYRGYQYVLERDRQNGEFPKYTEFSSQAHTNQVQSIRRIQH, encoded by the exons ATGACCAGCCCACCCATGGAGGCCCTGGGCCCGTTCAAGCTCAcggtctgggaggaggagaattTCCAGGGCAAGCGCAGCGAGTTCCTGCTGGAGTGTCCCAGCATCATGGACAGCGGGTTCCGCAAGCTCCGCTCCATCAAAGTGGAGAACGGCCC CTGGGTGGGCTTCGAGTACCCAGAGTACCAGGGGCAGCAGTTCATCCTGGAGAAGGGCGACTATCCCTGCTGGGAGGCCTGGAGTGGAAACAGCGGCTACCGAACCGAGCACCTGCTCTCGTTCCGGCCCATCAAATGCGCC AACCACAGCGACAGCAAAGTCACCCTCTACGAGGCGGAGAACTTCCAGGGGCGGAAGTTTGAGCTGAGCGACGACTTCCCTTCGCTGCAGGCCAtgggctggggcagcaaagaggtGGCTTCTATCAAGGTGAACTTGGGAGC GTGGGTCGCGTACCAGTACCCAGGGTACCGGGGCTACCAGTACGTGCTGGAGCGGGACAGGCAGAATGGCGAGTTCCCAAAGTACACGGAGTTCAGCTCCCAGGCCCACACCAACCAGGTCCAGTCCATCCGCCGCATCCAGCACTGA